The candidate division WOR-3 bacterium genome contains a region encoding:
- the proC gene encoding pyrroline-5-carboxylate reductase — protein sequence MKNINVAILGGGNIGSAIAIGLVKSKKYKPEQIVITRRRIDGLSDLRKKGFNVTTDNRNAVKNAKYIFLTVRPDEIMQLLSEIKTVLHSAQHILISVVTGVPISAIEEKIGKKLPIIRAMPNTAIAVQESMTCLAFNKKAEPHINFIKELFDNLGKAKIIPEGDMIAATALCACGVAFFLRGIRAAAQGGIEIGFHPEDAIFMSAQTALGAAKLLLEFNFHPEQEVDKVTTPRGCTIAGLNEMEHEGFSSAIIQGIKTSAEKAGQLFKKS from the coding sequence ATGAAAAATATAAATGTAGCAATCCTGGGTGGTGGAAATATTGGTTCGGCAATCGCTATTGGTCTTGTGAAGTCTAAAAAATATAAGCCAGAGCAGATTGTGATAACAAGACGTAGGATTGATGGTCTGAGTGATTTGAGAAAAAAAGGCTTTAATGTAACTACCGATAATCGAAATGCAGTTAAAAATGCTAAATATATTTTTCTCACGGTACGGCCTGATGAAATAATGCAACTGCTTAGCGAGATTAAAACTGTTCTTCATTCCGCACAACACATATTAATTTCGGTGGTGACCGGAGTCCCGATTAGTGCGATTGAGGAAAAAATTGGCAAGAAACTACCAATTATCAGGGCGATGCCTAATACTGCTATTGCCGTGCAAGAATCGATGACCTGCCTTGCCTTCAACAAAAAAGCCGAACCGCACATTAATTTTATAAAGGAACTATTTGATAACCTGGGTAAAGCGAAAATAATCCCCGAGGGGGATATGATTGCGGCGACCGCCCTGTGTGCCTGTGGTGTTGCATTCTTTTTGAGGGGGATAAGGGCAGCGGCACAGGGCGGGATTGAGATAGGCTTTCATCCTGAAGATGCAATATTTATGTCGGCACAAACCGCACTCGGTGCGGCAAAATTATTGCTTGAATTTAATTTTCACCCTGAACAGGAAGTAGATAAAGTGACTACACCCCGAGGTTGCACAATTGCCGGATTGAATGAGATGGAACACGAAGGATTCAGTTCGGCAATCATTCAGGGAATAAAGACCTCTGCGGAAAAGGCAGGGCAGTTGTTTAAAAAATCATAA
- the argH gene encoding argininosuccinate lyase: MRKSRVHKNEKNPVWQRRVKRRVCRRVLLFTDSTIDDQSLVEYDIACSLVHAVMLRKQRIISASESLKIKNGLNKILNDFKRGKFRLATELEDAHMNVEFQLKKEIGLIAEKLHTARSRNDLIATELRMYCRDAVKKILKVILELQKVLLNQSTKYQDVIIPGYTHLQPAQPILVPFYLASYFYKFQRDFEQLALLNKWVNVSPLGSCAFAGTSIPIDRRFLAKRLGFNKICENALDGVSDRDFLIDVLYYITRLMLHISMLTTDLIIFSTNEFKIVEFDDAVVTGSSIMPQKKNPDVCELLRAKSAKAIGNLTGGLVIIKGITSSYNRDLQELKPILFNQIKECLECLNILMVVLLNTKFKSNEDWQKKPDFICATDLVEFFVKNGYRFRDIYNLIAECIRESNGEIHNFIHLLSCKTKFPHEIITEKMKPEFSVRFKISEGSTGFKNVRQSIKEMKRYMVKNLQRMRDKF, from the coding sequence ATGCGAAAATCAAGAGTGCATAAGAACGAAAAAAATCCCGTCTGGCAGAGAAGGGTCAAAAGAAGAGTATGTCGTCGGGTTCTGCTATTTACTGATTCAACTATAGATGACCAAAGTCTTGTTGAATACGATATAGCCTGTTCTTTGGTCCATGCCGTAATGTTGCGGAAGCAGCGGATTATCTCAGCATCTGAATCCTTAAAGATTAAGAACGGACTCAATAAAATATTGAATGACTTTAAAAGAGGGAAATTTAGATTAGCAACGGAACTTGAAGATGCCCATATGAATGTGGAGTTCCAGTTGAAGAAAGAAATCGGTTTGATTGCGGAAAAACTACATACCGCGCGGAGCAGAAATGATTTGATCGCAACCGAATTACGAATGTATTGTCGGGATGCAGTAAAAAAAATATTAAAAGTTATCCTGGAATTGCAAAAAGTGCTCTTAAATCAGTCAACAAAATACCAGGATGTAATTATACCGGGCTATACCCATCTCCAGCCGGCACAGCCCATACTCGTTCCTTTCTACCTTGCCAGTTACTTCTATAAATTCCAGCGTGATTTTGAACAATTGGCGCTGCTCAATAAATGGGTAAATGTATCACCATTGGGTAGTTGTGCATTTGCCGGGACATCAATTCCAATTGATAGAAGATTCCTTGCAAAGAGACTCGGCTTCAATAAAATTTGTGAGAATGCCCTTGATGGCGTGTCGGACCGTGATTTTCTGATAGATGTTTTATACTACATTACGCGGCTGATGCTCCATATCTCTATGCTAACTACCGATTTGATAATCTTCAGCACCAATGAATTTAAGATTGTGGAATTTGATGATGCGGTTGTCACCGGTTCAAGCATTATGCCTCAAAAAAAGAATCCGGATGTATGTGAATTATTGCGGGCAAAGTCCGCAAAGGCAATCGGAAATTTGACAGGTGGGCTGGTGATTATAAAAGGGATAACATCATCTTATAACCGTGATTTACAGGAATTGAAGCCGATACTCTTTAATCAAATTAAAGAATGCCTTGAATGTCTGAATATTCTAATGGTGGTTTTGCTTAATACGAAATTCAAATCCAATGAGGATTGGCAGAAAAAACCAGATTTCATTTGCGCCACCGACCTCGTTGAATTCTTTGTAAAAAATGGCTATCGGTTCCGCGACATATATAATCTTATTGCGGAATGTATAAGGGAATCTAATGGTGAGATTCACAATTTTATACATCTGCTAAGTTGTAAAACAAAGTTTCCGCACGAGATAATTACTGAGAAGATGAAACCTGAATTTTCGGTGCGGTTTAAAATTTCTGAAGGTAGCACCGGTTTTAAAAATGTTAGACAATCAATTAAAGAGATGAAGAGATACATGGTCAAGAATTTACAACGGATGAGGGATAAATTTTGA
- a CDS encoding acetyl ornithine aminotransferase family protein, producing the protein MSDEKKKSKIPYIKQRVPGKNGSKIIEMEEKYLATTTKHLPLVIKKGKGSIVEDLDGNKFIDFTTGVCVTNIGIGHPKVLKAIKNQVKDFIYFAGTDFSYEVQANLAKHLTEITPGKFPKKVFFANSGAEAVEAAIKISKWSTKRNQFIGFIGGFHGRTMGANAFMGCKVVQRERYFPMMPGVWQLPYAYCYRCAYHEEYPKCGIWCAKIIEEIYFKQLVSPEEIAGILVEPIQGEGGYVVPPDEFIQELRKIATKYGILLIDDEVQTGLGRTGKFFAIEYTGVIPDIITVAKGLASGLPIGAAIYDAKFDFKVKGAHSNTFGGNPVCCASALATLEVIEEEQLVAAANEKGKYMKKRLEELKSKYEFIGDVRGRGMFIACEFITDPFTKKPNAELAEYITEYCFQKGLILMPCGFSSIRFVPALNIPMSLLEKGFDIFAAACAEAANKYAKIKSA; encoded by the coding sequence ATGTCTGATGAAAAGAAAAAATCAAAAATCCCGTACATAAAGCAAAGGGTTCCGGGAAAGAACGGAAGTAAGATTATTGAAATGGAAGAGAAATATCTTGCTACCACGACCAAACATCTTCCCCTTGTCATAAAAAAAGGGAAAGGTTCAATCGTTGAGGACCTTGATGGAAATAAATTTATTGATTTTACGACCGGAGTGTGTGTGACAAATATTGGCATTGGACATCCGAAGGTCCTGAAGGCAATCAAAAATCAGGTTAAAGATTTTATTTATTTTGCGGGAACCGATTTTTCGTATGAGGTGCAGGCAAATCTTGCAAAGCATTTGACCGAAATCACACCGGGAAAATTCCCTAAAAAGGTCTTTTTTGCCAATTCCGGGGCAGAGGCGGTTGAGGCGGCAATAAAGATTAGTAAGTGGTCAACAAAACGGAACCAATTCATAGGATTTATCGGTGGATTCCATGGCAGGACCATGGGTGCCAATGCATTTATGGGCTGTAAGGTGGTCCAGCGTGAAAGGTATTTTCCAATGATGCCTGGGGTCTGGCAACTGCCTTATGCCTATTGCTATCGGTGTGCATACCATGAGGAGTATCCAAAGTGTGGTATCTGGTGTGCAAAGATAATTGAAGAGATATATTTTAAGCAACTTGTTTCACCAGAAGAGATTGCCGGAATACTTGTTGAACCGATACAGGGTGAGGGTGGATATGTTGTACCACCGGATGAGTTTATCCAGGAGTTGAGAAAGATAGCGACAAAATATGGTATCCTCTTGATTGATGATGAGGTACAGACCGGGTTGGGGAGGACCGGGAAATTCTTTGCAATAGAGTATACGGGTGTTATTCCGGATATTATCACGGTGGCAAAAGGGCTGGCATCAGGATTACCAATCGGCGCGGCGATCTACGATGCAAAATTTGATTTCAAGGTAAAAGGTGCCCATTCAAATACCTTCGGCGGCAATCCAGTATGTTGCGCTTCTGCGCTGGCAACACTGGAAGTGATAGAAGAAGAGCAACTGGTTGCTGCAGCAAATGAAAAAGGGAAATATATGAAAAAGCGGCTTGAGGAACTGAAGTCAAAATATGAATTCATCGGTGATGTGCGGGGGCGGGGAATGTTTATCGCCTGTGAATTTATTACCGACCCATTTACCAAGAAACCGAATGCAGAACTTGCTGAATATATCACCGAATACTGCTTCCAGAAAGGACTTATCCTTATGCCCTGCGGATTTTCTTCCATCCGATTTGTTCCTGCTTTAAATATTCCGATGAGCCTGCTTGAAAAAGGATTTGATATATTTGCAGCAGCCTGTGCTGAGGCCGCAAATAAATATGCGAAAATCAAGAGTGCATAA
- a CDS encoding argininosuccinate synthase has protein sequence MKKVLLAYSGGLDTTVAIKLIEENYQAQVATLTVDVGQNEDIQEIRDKALTIGAVQAFIYDAKEEFVRDYIIPALKANAFYEGAYPLATALARPLIVKHLVKIAERIGADYIAHGCTGKGNDQVRFECGVAALNPDLKVIAPMREFNLKRDYEMEYAKKHNIPVEEKKSVYSIDENLWGRSIECGPIEDETQEPPEDAFLWTKSSQEATNEPEYIEIEFKQGVPVSLNGVAMSLLNLIIQLNEIGGKHGIGRIDHIESRLVGIKSREVYEAPAAVILIKAHQDLEKLVLTRDVLHFKPVLENLFSDLVYNGLWFSPLRQAISAFIEETQKNVSGTVRMKLYKGSATVVGRSSEKGLYLKNLATYEGIDEFDQTHSKGFIEIWSLPLKVYAKVSAEQKVFSESEKPVVQVPTI, from the coding sequence ATGAAAAAGGTCTTACTCGCCTATTCAGGCGGTCTTGATACGACGGTGGCAATCAAACTGATAGAAGAGAACTATCAGGCACAGGTTGCCACCCTGACTGTTGATGTGGGGCAGAATGAGGACATACAGGAGATAAGGGACAAAGCCCTGACGATTGGTGCGGTTCAGGCATTCATCTATGATGCCAAAGAAGAATTTGTCCGGGATTATATCATTCCGGCACTAAAGGCAAATGCCTTTTATGAAGGAGCCTATCCGCTTGCCACTGCACTTGCCCGACCATTGATTGTTAAACATCTTGTAAAGATTGCTGAAAGGATTGGTGCTGATTACATCGCCCATGGCTGCACCGGCAAAGGTAATGACCAGGTCCGTTTTGAATGCGGGGTTGCCGCATTGAATCCAGATTTGAAGGTAATTGCACCAATGCGCGAATTCAATCTCAAACGCGATTATGAGATGGAGTATGCAAAGAAGCATAATATTCCTGTTGAAGAGAAGAAATCGGTTTATTCAATAGATGAGAATCTCTGGGGAAGGAGTATTGAATGCGGACCGATTGAAGATGAAACACAGGAACCACCTGAAGATGCATTTTTGTGGACAAAATCCTCACAGGAAGCAACAAATGAGCCTGAATATATTGAGATAGAATTTAAACAGGGGGTGCCGGTTTCTTTAAATGGCGTCGCGATGAGCCTTCTTAATCTGATAATACAATTAAATGAAATTGGTGGGAAACACGGCATCGGCAGGATTGACCATATTGAATCGCGACTCGTTGGAATAAAATCCCGTGAGGTCTATGAGGCACCCGCCGCAGTCATTCTCATCAAGGCACACCAGGATTTGGAAAAACTGGTTCTGACCAGGGATGTTTTACATTTCAAGCCTGTGCTTGAGAATTTGTTTTCGGACTTGGTTTACAATGGCCTCTGGTTCAGTCCGTTGCGCCAGGCAATCTCGGCATTTATTGAAGAAACCCAGAAAAATGTCTCTGGGACAGTCAGGATGAAATTGTATAAAGGTTCGGCAACGGTTGTGGGTCGTTCATCAGAAAAAGGACTCTATTTAAAGAATCTTGCGACCTATGAAGGAATAGATGAATTTGACCAGACACATTCCAAGGGATTCATTGAGATATGGTCATTGCCGCTTAAAGTTTATGCAAAGGTCTCGGCGGAACAAAAAGTGTTTTCAGAGTCAGAAAAACCAGTTGTCCAGGTACCAACAATATAG
- the argR gene encoding arginine repressor encodes MPQSKYKVKKVRQQKIRELIQSKEISTQEQLVAELQKHDVLVTQATLSRDLREIGVIKVSKGLGDYVYKIADEVSSSEKELKNKFLNFVRDIKETGNLILIKTPPGEAQGVARVIDLAEMEHILGTVAGDDTILVVVDSADNTKKVKKRFQDLLIKPKTE; translated from the coding sequence ATGCCACAATCAAAATATAAGGTAAAAAAAGTCAGGCAACAAAAGATCCGGGAGTTGATCCAGTCAAAAGAGATTTCAACTCAAGAGCAACTTGTTGCTGAACTTCAGAAGCATGATGTTCTGGTTACTCAGGCAACGCTTTCAAGAGATTTGCGCGAGATTGGAGTTATAAAAGTTTCCAAGGGGCTCGGTGATTATGTATATAAAATTGCTGACGAAGTTAGTTCTTCAGAGAAAGAATTGAAGAATAAATTTTTAAATTTTGTCAGGGATATAAAAGAAACAGGAAATTTGATTTTAATTAAAACACCACCCGGAGAGGCACAGGGCGTGGCACGGGTCATTGACCTTGCCGAGATGGAACATATCCTTGGTACCGTTGCCGGCGATGATACAATCCTGGTTGTTGTTGATTCAGCCGATAATACAAAAAAAGTAAAAAAGCGATTTCAAGATTTGTTGATTAAACCAAAGACCGAATAA
- a CDS encoding Hsp20/alpha crystallin family protein has product MKNTLKLWEPFQDLVRFDDEFDRWYDSMVRRFFAPEVRNWMPAIDIAENNGNIEVRAEIPGVNKDDLKVTVEGDVLSITGERKQESETKDKKFHRIERYYGKFSRTINLPYAVEADKVKATYKDGILTVTLPKPESAKTKEIEVEVK; this is encoded by the coding sequence ATGAAGAACACTCTAAAACTTTGGGAGCCTTTTCAGGATTTGGTAAGGTTTGATGATGAGTTTGACCGCTGGTATGATTCAATGGTCAGGAGATTTTTTGCCCCGGAAGTTAGAAACTGGATGCCGGCAATAGATATTGCCGAGAATAACGGCAATATTGAGGTGCGGGCTGAAATACCGGGCGTGAATAAGGACGACCTCAAGGTTACGGTGGAAGGCGATGTTCTATCAATAACTGGTGAGCGGAAACAGGAGTCTGAGACGAAAGATAAGAAATTCCACAGGATTGAACGCTACTATGGAAAATTCTCCCGCACGATTAACCTTCCATATGCAGTGGAGGCTGATAAGGTTAAGGCAACATATAAAGATGGTATTCTGACCGTAACCTTACCAAAGCCTGAATCGGCAAAGACAAAAGAGATTGAAGTGGAAGTGAAATAA
- a CDS encoding adenylosuccinate synthase — MNTAVVGLQWGDEGKGKVVDYLAKDFDINIRFQGGPNAGHTVWRDKNKYVFHQIPSGILNKNTIAFIGAGCVFDPAIFFEELNELKKFDSEIEKRIKISRFCHLILPYHILLDKIKEETTHGIGTTKKGIGIAYEDKYARIGIRLGDLYYPENLEKKLRLNISRKNLILMEIYHAEPLSENEVIDKCFEYAYKLKSFIVDDGNFIRQIISEGKKILFEGAQGALLDVNFGTYPYVTSSHTITGGLFVGAGGVPLNLERVIGVSKVYTTRVGMGPFPTEDKGEFGENLRKYGNEYGATTGRPRRCGPFDASVVKYAARLTNAKELFLTKLDVLSNFETLKIAVGYSNAKEFDPFIADELLPVYEEIPGFKKDISGIRTYEDLPSEAKEYIKLIEHYTGLKVTYISVGASNEAVIKKF; from the coding sequence ATGAATACGGCAGTGGTTGGTCTCCAATGGGGTGATGAAGGTAAGGGAAAGGTCGTTGACTATCTGGCAAAGGACTTTGATATAAATATTAGATTCCAGGGTGGACCCAATGCAGGGCATACGGTCTGGCGTGATAAAAACAAATATGTATTCCACCAAATTCCGAGTGGAATATTAAATAAAAATACAATTGCATTTATTGGTGCGGGATGTGTATTTGACCCGGCAATATTTTTTGAAGAACTCAATGAACTTAAAAAATTTGATTCGGAAATTGAAAAAAGAATAAAAATATCCCGTTTCTGCCATTTGATACTTCCTTATCATATACTCCTTGATAAGATAAAAGAAGAAACCACACACGGGATAGGGACGACCAAAAAGGGGATAGGTATTGCCTACGAAGATAAATATGCCAGAATAGGAATAAGATTGGGTGATTTGTATTATCCAGAAAACTTAGAAAAAAAATTGAGGTTGAATATATCAAGAAAGAATCTTATTTTAATGGAGATATACCATGCGGAACCACTCTCTGAGAATGAGGTTATTGATAAGTGTTTTGAATATGCGTACAAACTAAAATCATTTATCGTTGATGACGGTAATTTTATAAGACAGATCATATCCGAAGGTAAAAAGATTCTTTTTGAAGGGGCGCAGGGTGCACTTCTTGATGTAAATTTTGGAACCTATCCTTATGTCACTTCTTCGCATACAATAACCGGTGGTCTATTTGTTGGTGCTGGTGGTGTACCGTTGAATCTTGAACGCGTGATTGGTGTTTCCAAGGTATATACAACAAGGGTTGGTATGGGTCCATTCCCTACAGAAGATAAAGGCGAGTTTGGAGAGAATTTAAGAAAATATGGAAATGAATACGGGGCAACAACTGGAAGACCACGACGTTGCGGTCCATTTGACGCTTCCGTTGTAAAATATGCGGCGCGGTTAACCAATGCGAAAGAGTTATTCTTAACCAAACTTGATGTCTTATCTAATTTTGAAACATTGAAGATTGCGGTTGGTTATTCAAACGCAAAAGAATTTGATCCATTTATTGCAGATGAACTTTTACCCGTATATGAAGAAATACCTGGATTTAAAAAAGATATATCAGGGATTAGAACATATGAAGACTTGCCTTCCGAGGCAAAAGAGTATATAAAATTGATTGAACATTATACCGGGCTAAAGGTAACATACATATCAGTCGGTGCCTCCAATGAGGCCGTGATTAAGAAATTCTGA
- a CDS encoding isocitrate/isopropylmalate family dehydrogenase: protein MHTDIVVASTRANVDTLNKLIFSIGMLPSASVGKNSGLFEPVHGSAPGIAGRNIANPCGIILSLALLFRYSLNETHIAKAIENAVSNVLEKGYRTKDLAEKGSKILSTSAMEDYINNELKKILTNKS, encoded by the coding sequence GTGCATACCGATATTGTCGTTGCAAGTACCAGGGCTAATGTTGATACCTTGAATAAGTTAATATTTTCCATTGGTATGTTGCCTTCGGCAAGCGTTGGGAAAAATTCAGGACTATTTGAACCAGTGCACGGAAGTGCCCCGGGTATTGCCGGCAGGAATATCGCTAATCCCTGTGGAATAATCCTTTCCCTCGCCCTCTTATTCAGATATTCTTTAAATGAAACTCACATTGCCAAAGCAATTGAAAATGCAGTCAGCAATGTGCTTGAGAAAGGCTACCGAACTAAAGACCTTGCGGAAAAAGGTTCAAAAATATTGAGCACATCCGCTATGGAAGATTACATAAACAATGAATTGAAGAAAATACTTACCAATAAATCCTGA
- a CDS encoding CinA family protein, with translation MNKLAKKLGEMLSKKNLILSVCESCTGGMLGSIITTVPGSSNYFKGGIIAYSNEIKNKIIGVKKRTLKNFGAVSKQTASEMAMGIKRIMGTDAGIAITGIAGPGGGTKNKPVGLVYIGVILNKKIKVKKNIFSGNRQQIREKACEQALRLLIQMLEEEE, from the coding sequence ATGAATAAGTTGGCAAAAAAATTAGGAGAAATGCTGTCAAAGAAAAATCTTATTTTGAGTGTCTGTGAATCCTGTACCGGTGGCATGCTGGGCAGTATCATCACCACCGTCCCTGGAAGTTCAAATTATTTTAAGGGTGGTATAATTGCATACTCAAATGAAATCAAGAATAAAATTATCGGTGTTAAAAAAAGAACACTAAAAAATTTTGGTGCGGTGAGTAAACAAACTGCAAGCGAGATGGCAATGGGCATAAAAAGGATTATGGGCACTGATGCTGGTATCGCAATAACTGGCATTGCCGGTCCGGGTGGTGGAACAAAAAATAAACCCGTTGGTCTTGTTTACATTGGAGTTATTTTAAATAAAAAAATAAAAGTAAAAAAAAATATTTTTTCTGGAAACCGCCAGCAGATAAGGGAAAAGGCTTGTGAGCAGGCATTGAGATTATTAATTCAAATGCTCGAGGAGGAAGAATGA
- the thpR gene encoding RNA 2',3'-cyclic phosphodiesterase, protein MRTFIAVEIPEKERKPIWTLITEQKKKNLPIKWVEFQNLHITLKFLGEIDEKKLERMIPLLSTISGKTKSFKMSLENIGCFPGIRNPRVLWVGVIQGSDELIKLAIDIENELYKIGIKKEEKKFHPHLTIGRIKTPCNVEDIISQPIKIDEFDVKEFILFKSTLQPSGPIYEKLKKFPLL, encoded by the coding sequence ATGAGAACATTTATTGCCGTTGAGATACCAGAAAAAGAAAGAAAACCCATCTGGACATTGATCACCGAACAGAAAAAGAAAAACCTGCCGATAAAGTGGGTTGAATTTCAAAATCTTCATATCACTTTGAAGTTTCTGGGCGAAATTGATGAAAAAAAATTGGAAAGAATGATTCCATTGCTATCAACGATCAGTGGCAAAACAAAATCATTCAAAATGTCTCTGGAAAATATTGGCTGTTTTCCCGGGATAAGAAATCCAAGAGTTTTGTGGGTTGGCGTGATTCAGGGGTCCGATGAGTTGATTAAACTGGCTATAGACATAGAAAATGAGTTATACAAAATCGGAATTAAAAAAGAAGAAAAGAAATTCCATCCTCATCTTACAATCGGAAGGATAAAAACACCATGCAATGTGGAAGATATTATAAGTCAACCGATTAAAATCGATGAATTTGATGTAAAAGAATTTATCTTATTTAAATCAACACTTCAGCCCTCCGGACCAATTTATGAAAAATTAAAGAAATTCCCTTTACTCTGA